Proteins from a genomic interval of Polyodon spathula isolate WHYD16114869_AA chromosome 1, ASM1765450v1, whole genome shotgun sequence:
- the LOC121322893 gene encoding uncharacterized protein C4orf45: MTSKVCYHCKRTGIPKLPKATGQSMLFTGPDGIGDYRAKNVDFPHHTGEGDMSREATSRLDYLYRAAPGSPAPMPKHCYVGGVGWGVLEYSVLNSRTLKSNMQFKLVNFRQACEDKVTHRYQNPWQPSPHILDEQPGRARSKLGWTHNLYDDYCYGNSTWNRRYGDKKLPSATPICVLKNRRAQSPSVFSEESIGFHSAQRN; encoded by the exons atgactTCCAAGGTGTGTTACCATTGTAAACGCACTGGGATTCCAAAACTCCCGAAAGCAACTGGACAAAGCATGTTATTTAcag GACCGGATGGCATAGGTGATTACAGAGCAAAAAATGTTGATTTCCCACATCACACTGGCGAAGGCGACATGTCTCGTGAGGCTACGAGCAGGCTGGATTACCTGTATCGTGCTGCCCCAGGGTCCCCGGCTCCAATGCCTAAACACTGCTATGTCGGAGGAGTTGGCTGGGGAGTCCTGGAGTATAGTGTGTTAAATAGCAGGACTCTTAAGAGCAACATGCAGTTCAAG CTGGTGAATTTTCGTCAGGCTTGTGAAGACAAAGTGACTCACAGGTATCAAAATCCATG GCAACCTTCCCCACATATCCTTGATGAGCAGCCCGGAAGAGCCCGCAGTAAACTAGGATGGACTCACAACCTCTATGATGATTACTGTTATGGAAACAGCACATGGAACCGTCGATACGGAGATAAGAAATTGCCTTCTGCTACCCCAATCTGTGTATTAAAG AATCGAAGAGCTCAAAGTCCCAGTGTTTTCTCTGAAGAATCGATTGGTTTTCACTCTGCTCAAAGAAACTGA